CCGTTTTTTACTTTTGGTTTAGCCCACTCATCAAAACTCTCTGCAAGAAACATAAAACCCATTTCATCACACAATTCTAATTGTTCAAATGATGGCATATTGTGAGAACTTCGAATAGCATTACAGCCCATATCTTTTAAAATAGTTAACTGTCTGCGTAATGCAGCTGTGTTTATCGCAGTTCCTAAAGGACCTAAATCGTGATGTAAACAAACCCCTTTAAACTTTCTTACTTCACCATTTAAACTAAAGCCTTTATGAGCTTCATATTTAATATCTCGAATACCGAATCGGGTAGAAACTTCATCTTTCAACTCATTATTCACAAATAGCTGCGTTACAGCTTTATATAAATACGGTGTTTCTGGGCTCCATAATTGCGGATTTTCAACTTTTATATTCTGATCAAATTCGTTTTCAAACTTAACTAATGATTTATCATAACTAACTTGCTTTCCGTCTGTATCAAAAATAGTTGTTTCCAGAAATCCATTTTTAACTGACACTTTTGTTTTTACATTTACTTTGGCGACATCCTCATTAATAAAAGGAGTTGTAATTGAAGTTCCCCATTGATTAATGCTTTCTTCATTTTTAATGATCAAACTTACTTTTCTATACAAGCCTGCTCCTGGATACCATCTCGAAGCATATTCTTTATTGGTTAATTTTACAGCTAAAGTATTATCACCTGTTTTTAAAAATTCAGAAATATCAAAATAAAAATAACTATAACCATAAGCCCATTCTCCCACTTTTTTACCATTTAAATAAATTTGTGGTTCGCTCATCGCTCCTTCAAAAAGTAAAATGACTTTTTTTGTTACCTCCGATTCAGAAATAGTGAATTCATTCCTATACCAAGCCGTTCCAATATGTGGTAAAGCGCCTGTTCTCCCTGTTTTTTCTGAAGCTACAGTTTCTCCATTCTGAACAATTGCAACATTTTGCTTATCTATTTCTTTATCAAAAGGCCCATAAATTGCCCAATCGTGAGGTACATTTACGCTTTCCCATTTGGAATCATCGAAATTTATTTCAAAAGCATTTTCTGAATTTCCTTTTTGAAATTTCCAATTGGCATCCAACTCTTTAACTGTTCTTACTTGTGAAAAAATGACTTGTGAAAAGATTAAGAATGTTAGAAGAAGACATTTGTATTTTTTCATATTACGCTTAACTATTATTAACCTACGAATATATTGAATAAATTGCTTTTTTATAGCATGATGAATACTGAATTACCTAACAGTATGTAGAAAATAAAGGAGAGATTACTTAATAAGACATTTGTAATTGTAGTAAAATTAATTCAACAAAAAGGCCGCCAAATGGCAGCCCTTTTTTAACAATTAATTTTTAATTTAAAAGCTATACATATTGATTTATAATATTCTCGAACAACTCTTGTTTACCACTTGTTAAAGACAATTCTCCGTTTTCTTGAGCTATTTTATATAAATCTTGCAAACTTAATTTACCTGATTCGAAATCTTTTCCTTTACCAGAATCGAATGATGCATAACGCTCTGTTCTAAGTTTGTCGTAAGATGAAGACGTTATAATTCTATCAGCAGTTAATAAGGCTCTTGCAAACGTATCAGCACCTCCAATGTGGGCATGAAATACATCTTCTAAATCGGTAGAATTTCTTCTAATTTTAGCATCAAAATTAATACCACCACCTTGTAAACCACCTGCTTTTAGGAATACCAACATCGCTTCAGTAGTTTCTTGAATGTTATTAGGGAATTGATCTGTATCCCATCCGTTTTGATAATCACCACGATTGGCATCTAAACTTCCTAACATGCCTGCTTTGGCTGCCACTTCAATTTCATGTTGAAAGGTATGTTGTGCTAATGTTGCGTGGTTTACTTCAATATTTATTTTGAAATCTTTATCTAAACCATATTCTTTTAAGAACCCGATAGCTGTTGCTGTATCAAAATCGTATTGGTGTTTTGATGGTTCCATAGGTTTTGGTTCGATGAAGAAGTTTCCTTTAAAACCATTGGCACGTGCATAGTCTCTACACATAGTTAAAAACTGCCCCATGTGGTCTAACTCACGTCCCATATCGGTATTCAATAAGGTCATATAACCTTCACGACCACCCCAGAACACATAGTTTTCGCCATTAAGTGCCATAGTCGCATCTAAAGCTAATTTTATTTGGCCCCCTGCTCTTGCAACCACTTTAAAATCTGGATTGGTAGAAGCACCGTTCATGTAGCGCGGGTTTGAAAAACAGTTGGCTGTACCCCAAAGTA
The genomic region above belongs to Mariniflexile litorale and contains:
- the xylA gene encoding xylose isomerase translates to MALIGNKEYYKGIGDIKFEGKESDNPLAFKYYNPDQVVAGKTMREHFKFAIAYWHTFCGQGSDPFGPGTQNFEWDKSSDAVQAAKDKADAAFEFITKMGFGYYCFHDYDLIQEGSTFAESESRLATITEYLKQKQADSGVKLLWGTANCFSNPRYMNGASTNPDFKVVARAGGQIKLALDATMALNGENYVFWGGREGYMTLLNTDMGRELDHMGQFLTMCRDYARANGFKGNFFIEPKPMEPSKHQYDFDTATAIGFLKEYGLDKDFKINIEVNHATLAQHTFQHEIEVAAKAGMLGSLDANRGDYQNGWDTDQFPNNIQETTEAMLVFLKAGGLQGGGINFDAKIRRNSTDLEDVFHAHIGGADTFARALLTADRIITSSSYDKLRTERYASFDSGKGKDFESGKLSLQDLYKIAQENGELSLTSGKQELFENIINQYV